In a single window of the Phycisphaerae bacterium genome:
- the rimO gene encoding 30S ribosomal protein S12 methylthiotransferase RimO, producing MVGFVSLGCAKNLVDSEKMLGQLAESGAVISGDESAADTIVVNTCGFLESARQEALAVIRELAERKRRGELRRIVVAGCLVQRDGEQLRVAVPEIDALVGVHNRDDIVRAVWRHARDADLDLYLGDYHPQPWSDEGRLRLTPRHYAYVRLSEGCNQKCTFCTIPAIRGPMHSKTPDELVAECRELIADGVRELILIGQDTTSYGEDRGDERGLSGLLRRLDTDCDGARWLRLMYVYPSVFTDAMIEAIAECKRIVKYIDIPLQHINDRMLRAMGRRVTRRRTEDLLDKLRRRIPGVTIRTTFIVGFPGETDAEFEELLRFVRAFGFDAVGTFMYSRESDTPAGRMKGQLEEQVKQERHARLMLAQQEVAFAAARRRIGSRLDVVIDERSAERCVGRHAGQAPEVDAVSILPASGHAPGDYVPVRCVDTTGYDLIVAPEQPRLPLA from the coding sequence GTGGTCGGTTTCGTGTCCCTGGGCTGCGCGAAGAACCTGGTCGATTCGGAGAAGATGCTGGGGCAGCTCGCCGAGTCGGGCGCGGTCATCAGCGGCGACGAGTCGGCCGCCGACACGATCGTCGTGAACACCTGCGGCTTCCTGGAATCCGCGCGACAGGAAGCACTCGCCGTTATCCGTGAACTGGCCGAGCGCAAGCGGCGCGGCGAGCTCCGGCGGATCGTGGTCGCCGGCTGTCTGGTGCAGCGCGACGGCGAACAACTGCGCGTCGCCGTACCGGAGATTGACGCGCTCGTCGGCGTGCACAACCGCGATGACATCGTGCGCGCCGTCTGGCGACACGCCCGCGACGCCGACCTCGACCTGTACCTCGGCGATTACCACCCGCAACCCTGGTCGGACGAGGGCCGCCTGCGCCTCACGCCCCGCCACTACGCCTACGTCCGGCTCAGCGAGGGGTGTAATCAGAAATGCACATTCTGCACGATCCCGGCGATCCGCGGCCCCATGCACAGCAAGACGCCGGACGAACTCGTCGCCGAATGCCGCGAGCTGATCGCCGACGGCGTGCGCGAGTTGATCCTGATTGGGCAGGACACCACGAGCTACGGCGAGGACCGCGGCGATGAGCGCGGCCTGTCCGGGCTGCTGCGGCGACTGGACACGGATTGCGACGGGGCGCGCTGGCTGCGCCTGATGTACGTCTATCCCTCGGTCTTCACCGACGCCATGATCGAAGCGATCGCCGAGTGCAAACGCATTGTGAAGTACATCGACATCCCGCTGCAGCACATCAACGACCGGATGCTGCGCGCCATGGGCCGCCGCGTGACGCGCCGCCGAACGGAGGATCTACTCGACAAGCTCCGCCGGCGGATTCCCGGCGTGACGATCCGCACGACGTTCATCGTCGGGTTCCCCGGCGAGACGGACGCGGAGTTCGAAGAGCTCCTGCGCTTCGTGCGTGCGTTCGGCTTCGACGCCGTGGGAACATTCATGTATTCGCGCGAGTCGGATACACCGGCAGGCCGGATGAAGGGCCAGCTCGAAGAGCAGGTCAAGCAGGAACGTCACGCGCGTTTGATGTTGGCGCAGCAGGAAGTCGCGTTTGCCGCCGCCCGGCGTCGAATCGGGTCGCGGCTGGACGTGGTGATTGACGAACGGAGCGCCGAGCGCTGCGTGGGGCGACACGCTGGACAGGCCCCCGAGGTGGACGCGGTGAGCATTCTGCCCGCGAGCGGCCATGCACCGGGTGATTATGTGCCCGTGCGGTGCGTGGACACCACCGGTTACGACCTGATCGTCGCGCCGGAACAGCCGCGGCTGCCGCTCGCCTGA
- a CDS encoding alkaline phosphatase family protein, giving the protein MDTTSSLVAARQTTAQPRAKRPLKSVADRLLIIGLDGATFAVLHPLLDAGRMPHLKRFIADGVWGVLESTQPPITPAAWTTFMTGKGPGRHGILDFETYDATTHTLTFNSTYEIREKTLWQLLSEKGLRVGSINVPMTYPPKPVNGFMISGFETPSVDAQFTWPPELKQEIFHLIPTYDYRTNWRRTALGKRAQLEDNLEYIANSFDQGARLTEYCGDKFGWDVLMTVFKLVDNLQHKAWKYLDPRTSRRYPAEAELAARCFERLDKVLGELFAYAHRNGATVLIMSDHGHGSLDGKAQPNLLLSRWGYLALRSPWDQARTRAGHWLHRLTKGRATRFEQGSRGIERDLAVDWSRTRACVMHAGIYGYLYINLQGRGPLGIVPPAQYERLRDELADRLRRETIRQPDGQVTPIFTEVHKTEELYGCSRDVNPNLPDLMLAPHPGLAVVRKIRGRQPVRWCHASRLEGTHRVEGILALGGPNVRCGARVDANIVDITPTTLAALGLRVPVDMEGRVVREAFAIEPVVEQEPPVAPVPRAEEEAYTDEDRRVLEQRLSDLGYLE; this is encoded by the coding sequence ATGGACACGACCTCATCCCTTGTCGCCGCGCGACAGACGACCGCCCAGCCGCGGGCGAAGCGGCCGCTGAAGTCGGTGGCGGATCGCCTGCTGATTATCGGACTGGACGGCGCCACCTTCGCCGTCCTCCATCCCCTCCTCGACGCCGGCCGCATGCCGCACCTCAAGCGGTTCATTGCCGACGGCGTGTGGGGCGTCCTCGAGTCCACCCAGCCACCCATCACGCCCGCCGCCTGGACGACGTTCATGACCGGCAAGGGCCCCGGTCGGCACGGCATTCTCGACTTCGAGACGTACGACGCGACCACGCACACGCTGACCTTCAACAGCACCTACGAGATCCGCGAGAAGACGCTCTGGCAGCTCCTCAGCGAAAAGGGCCTGCGCGTCGGCAGCATCAATGTGCCGATGACGTACCCGCCCAAGCCGGTCAACGGCTTCATGATCAGCGGCTTCGAGACTCCCAGCGTCGACGCGCAATTCACCTGGCCGCCGGAGCTGAAGCAGGAGATCTTCCACCTCATCCCCACCTACGACTACCGCACGAACTGGCGTCGGACGGCCCTCGGCAAGCGGGCGCAACTCGAAGACAACCTCGAGTACATCGCCAACAGCTTCGACCAGGGCGCGCGGCTGACCGAGTACTGCGGCGACAAGTTCGGCTGGGACGTGCTGATGACGGTCTTCAAGCTGGTCGACAATCTCCAGCACAAGGCCTGGAAGTACCTTGATCCACGCACCAGCCGGCGCTACCCCGCCGAGGCCGAGCTCGCCGCGCGCTGCTTCGAGCGGCTCGACAAGGTACTGGGCGAACTCTTCGCGTACGCGCACCGCAACGGGGCCACCGTGCTGATCATGTCCGACCACGGCCACGGCAGCCTGGACGGCAAGGCGCAGCCCAACCTGCTGCTCAGCCGCTGGGGCTACCTGGCCCTGCGCAGCCCCTGGGACCAGGCCCGCACGCGCGCCGGACACTGGCTGCACCGCCTCACGAAGGGCCGCGCCACGCGCTTCGAGCAGGGCAGCCGCGGCATCGAACGCGATCTCGCCGTCGACTGGAGCCGGACCCGCGCCTGCGTCATGCACGCCGGCATCTACGGCTATCTGTACATCAATCTGCAGGGCCGCGGGCCGCTGGGCATCGTGCCGCCCGCGCAGTACGAACGCCTGCGCGACGAGCTGGCCGACCGGCTGCGCCGCGAAACCATCCGCCAGCCCGACGGACAGGTCACGCCGATCTTCACCGAGGTACACAAGACCGAAGAGCTGTACGGCTGCAGCCGCGACGTGAACCCCAATCTTCCGGACCTGATGCTGGCCCCGCACCCGGGCCTCGCGGTCGTGCGCAAGATCCGCGGGCGCCAGCCCGTTCGCTGGTGCCACGCCTCCCGGCTCGAAGGCACACACCGCGTGGAAGGCATCCTCGCGCTGGGCGGCCCCAACGTCCGTTGCGGCGCGCGCGTCGACGCCAACATCGTGGACATCACGCCCACGACGCTCGCCGCGCTCGGCCTGCGCGTGCCGGTGGACATGGAGGGCCGCGTCGTCCGTGAGGCGTTCGCGATCGAGCCCGTCGTCGAGCAGGAACCGCCGGTCGCGCCCGTACCGCGGGCCGAGGAGGAAGCCTACACCGACGAAGACCGCCGCGTGCTGGAGCAGCGCCTCAGCGACCTCGGGTACCTCGAGTAA